In one Photobacterium swingsii genomic region, the following are encoded:
- a CDS encoding NAD(P)-dependent oxidoreductase: MATHKIAFIGLGTMGFPMAGHLANAGHDVTVYNRTTATAERWLTQYKGSHALSPAEAAQDAEFIFTCVGNDDDVRQVYMGETGILTTAQADAILIDNTTASAEVAREVAAAALTANTQFLDAPVSGGEAGAVNGCLTVMVGGNAKTFEKAQPVMDCFAKATTLMGDVGYGQITKMANQLCIAGVLQGLSEAITLAKSAGLDIAQMTEVLKHGAAGSWQLENRAATMANNDFDFGFAIDWMRKDLSICFDAADKLGVDLPLAKQVDERYASLQQRGYSRADTSVLIKQFDDEAR, from the coding sequence ATGGCAACACATAAAATCGCCTTCATTGGTCTAGGAACTATGGGCTTTCCAATGGCAGGACATTTAGCCAATGCTGGGCATGATGTAACCGTATATAACCGAACTACAGCAACCGCTGAACGCTGGCTAACACAATACAAAGGTTCACATGCACTTTCGCCTGCAGAAGCTGCACAAGATGCTGAATTTATCTTCACTTGTGTTGGCAACGACGACGACGTACGCCAAGTTTACATGGGGGAAACTGGTATTCTAACCACGGCGCAGGCTGATGCAATCCTGATCGATAATACAACAGCATCAGCAGAAGTTGCTCGTGAAGTCGCCGCTGCCGCTTTAACTGCCAATACACAATTTTTAGATGCTCCAGTTTCTGGTGGTGAAGCTGGCGCAGTCAATGGTTGCCTAACCGTCATGGTTGGCGGTAATGCTAAGACATTTGAAAAAGCACAACCTGTAATGGATTGTTTTGCAAAAGCCACAACCCTGATGGGGGATGTTGGCTACGGTCAAATAACCAAAATGGCTAACCAACTTTGTATTGCGGGTGTTTTACAAGGCCTTTCTGAAGCGATTACCCTCGCAAAATCCGCAGGGCTCGATATAGCACAAATGACGGAAGTGCTAAAGCATGGCGCTGCAGGATCTTGGCAATTAGAAAATCGTGCAGCGACCATGGCCAATAACGATTTCGATTTTGGTTTTGCCATTGATTGGATGCGTAAAGACTTAAGCATCTGTTTTGATGCAGCAGACAAACTCGGTGTTGACCTTCCTCTGGCGAAACAAGTCGATGAACGCTATGCCTCATTACAGCAACGTGGTTACAGCCGTGCAGATACATCAGTATTGATCAAACAGTTTGATGACGAAGCGCGTTAA
- the secD gene encoding protein translocase subunit SecD produces MNQRTNPKSSLRTGQRNKPRILNHYSAWKYVVLIATLCVMALSAIPTWYGENAAVQIGAKAGLTSTPLALQQALAEQGITTKRIDQSSHKTIVVLNDETQQAHAKAVLSTMVKDGSQVALALEPAAPMWLQSMGFAPIKLGLDLRGGVQFLLDVDIDQVFSAQTEQLADELRLQLRKEGIRSTSMTQTQSDMLAVSLPNSDANSAVRKFISKQYPQWQVRSSKGDGLYITMKESEQTQLRNLTVQQNLQTMRSRIEELGITEALVQRQGEHRIRIELPGVQDPAAAKNVIGATASLAFYEVKEAGTGSTMVVNDKDGRPVRVARKPVLGGDHIVDARGSLGEMGMPEVNITLDSTGGKIMSEFSRTHIGKPMATSYSEYSRDENGKASQSNEIISVATIQSQLGNRFRITGAGSLQDAQELALLLRAGSLTAPVTIVEERTIGPTLGAENIENGFAALGLGLGITLLFMACWYRRLGWVANIALVSNMIMLFGLLALIPGAVLTLPGIAGLVLTVGMAVDTNVLIFERIKDKLREGRSMAQAIDRGFDSAFGTIFDANFTTMITAVVLYSVGNGPIQGFALTLGLGLLTSMFTGIFASRAMINLVWGRDSRREVRI; encoded by the coding sequence ATGAATCAAAGAACTAACCCAAAATCTAGTCTAAGAACTGGTCAAAGAAACAAGCCGCGCATACTGAACCATTACTCTGCATGGAAGTATGTTGTATTAATTGCCACCCTATGTGTGATGGCATTGAGTGCGATTCCAACGTGGTACGGTGAGAATGCCGCCGTTCAAATCGGAGCGAAAGCAGGGCTGACTTCGACACCACTCGCGCTACAGCAGGCACTTGCTGAGCAAGGTATTACCACTAAGCGTATTGACCAAAGCAGTCACAAAACCATAGTGGTGCTAAATGATGAAACTCAACAAGCACATGCGAAAGCCGTGCTATCGACTATGGTGAAAGACGGCTCTCAAGTTGCGTTGGCTCTAGAACCAGCGGCCCCTATGTGGTTGCAGTCAATGGGCTTTGCACCAATTAAATTGGGGCTGGACTTACGTGGTGGGGTGCAATTCTTGCTCGATGTTGATATAGACCAAGTATTCAGCGCACAAACTGAGCAACTCGCTGATGAGCTTCGTCTTCAATTGCGCAAAGAAGGCATTCGTTCTACCTCTATGACGCAAACGCAGAGTGATATGTTAGCTGTAAGTCTCCCGAATTCAGATGCGAATAGCGCTGTTCGTAAGTTCATCAGTAAACAATATCCACAATGGCAAGTGCGAAGCAGTAAAGGTGATGGTCTTTACATCACAATGAAAGAAAGCGAACAAACACAGCTTCGTAATTTAACTGTGCAACAAAACCTGCAAACAATGCGCAGTCGTATTGAAGAGTTAGGTATTACTGAAGCCTTAGTACAGCGTCAGGGTGAACACCGTATTCGTATTGAACTTCCAGGTGTCCAAGATCCTGCTGCCGCTAAAAATGTTATTGGCGCGACGGCTAGCCTTGCTTTCTATGAAGTAAAAGAAGCGGGTACAGGCAGCACCATGGTGGTTAACGATAAAGATGGCCGTCCAGTGCGTGTTGCACGTAAACCTGTGCTAGGTGGCGATCACATTGTTGATGCCCGCGGTAGCCTAGGTGAAATGGGCATGCCTGAAGTTAACATTACGTTAGATAGCACTGGTGGCAAAATCATGTCTGAGTTTTCACGAACTCACATTGGTAAGCCAATGGCAACGTCTTACAGTGAATACAGCCGTGATGAAAATGGTAAGGCAAGCCAAAGTAATGAAATTATCAGTGTTGCAACTATCCAGTCTCAGTTGGGTAATCGCTTCCGCATAACCGGTGCTGGTTCTCTTCAAGATGCGCAAGAGCTTGCATTATTACTTCGTGCAGGTTCATTAACTGCACCTGTGACCATTGTTGAAGAACGCACCATTGGTCCTACATTGGGTGCTGAAAATATTGAAAATGGTTTTGCTGCACTAGGGCTTGGCTTAGGGATTACACTGCTATTTATGGCGTGTTGGTACCGTCGTTTGGGTTGGGTTGCCAATATCGCACTTGTTTCTAACATGATTATGCTATTTGGTCTGTTGGCACTGATCCCTGGTGCGGTACTGACGCTGCCTGGTATTGCTGGTTTAGTACTGACTGTGGGTATGGCGGTAGATACCAACGTGCTGATATTCGAGCGTATTAAAGATAAGTTGCGAGAAGGGCGTAGCATGGCTCAAGCCATAGATCGCGGTTTTGATAGTGCTTTTGGTACGATTTTCGATGCGAACTTCACCACAATGATCACTGCGGTTGTGCTTTATTCTGTGGGTAATGGGCCTATCCAAGGCTTTGCTCTAACACTAGGCCTTGGCCTACTCACCAGTATGTTTACAGGTATTTTTGCCTCACGCGCCATGATTAATCTGGTGTGGGGCCGTGACTCTCGCCGCGAAGTAAGGATTTAA
- the secF gene encoding protein translocase subunit SecF encodes MFINMKNATKWRYRTSMVSVLLMVLSISMIAVKGLNWGLDFTGGVVTEIQIKPEITSSEIAPLMNAAMKQDVAVISASEPGRWVLRYAAPEAGQALQDVSTILAPLHSQVQVLNTSIVGPQVGAELANQGGMAILVAMLCILGYLSYRFEWRLAAGSLFALLHDVVFVLGFFAATQMEFNLTVLAAVLAILGYSLNDSIIIADRIRELLISKPNQDTETTNNQAIAATISRTMVTSGTTLITVSALWLLGGGPLQGFSIAMFIGIVTGTWSSISVGTTLPEYLGLKPEHYMPKPISEEP; translated from the coding sequence ATGTTTATTAATATGAAAAATGCAACCAAGTGGCGTTACCGTACCAGTATGGTGTCAGTGTTACTCATGGTGCTGTCGATCTCTATGATTGCAGTGAAAGGACTAAACTGGGGGCTAGACTTTACGGGAGGTGTGGTTACTGAAATCCAGATTAAACCAGAGATTACCAGCAGTGAAATCGCACCTTTGATGAATGCGGCAATGAAGCAAGATGTGGCTGTGATTTCTGCCAGTGAGCCTGGCCGTTGGGTACTGCGCTATGCTGCACCAGAAGCAGGGCAAGCGCTGCAAGATGTCAGCACCATCCTTGCACCATTGCATAGCCAAGTTCAAGTGCTGAATACCTCTATCGTCGGTCCACAAGTAGGGGCTGAATTGGCTAACCAAGGCGGCATGGCTATTTTGGTTGCCATGCTGTGTATCCTAGGCTACCTAAGCTACCGTTTTGAATGGCGCTTGGCTGCGGGTTCATTATTTGCGTTATTACACGATGTTGTCTTCGTATTGGGCTTTTTCGCTGCAACACAAATGGAATTTAACTTAACAGTATTGGCTGCGGTACTGGCGATTTTAGGTTACTCCTTAAATGACTCAATCATTATTGCTGATCGGATCCGTGAGTTATTGATTTCTAAACCAAATCAAGATACAGAAACCACAAATAATCAGGCTATTGCAGCAACGATCTCTCGTACTATGGTAACGTCAGGTACCACGTTGATTACGGTAAGTGCTCTATGGCTACTAGGTGGTGGGCCACTACAAGGTTTCTCGATTGCCATGTTCATTGGTATCGTAACGGGTACTTGGTCGTCTATTTCAGTGGGTACTACGTTACCTGAGTATCTAGGCTTAAAACCTGAACACTATATGCCAAAACCTATTAGTGAAGAGCCTTAA
- a CDS encoding methyl-accepting chemotaxis protein → MLTFRNLSIGKKIASVFSAIVLVLIGFGLFINSELNTVRNGVVNFTDSTLPSVLSVEDMLFELSYARRTQYAILTYTDLSDIRSRIAKADQQHEAVAKKFADYGATVASADEQRVFDRVMSTWRSYQYSLNGFNEAAGRGDISAAQPILAGTFEEFTALEAAMDELLEMNLSFVATNRTSMLASIASVVNMTIASILGLVAFMIGSNIFLSRQICRPLNFVMAQAQAIASGNLTHNIQRDEMGDDELGKLADTTITMQHNLRSLIEEIVAAVTQLSSAVEEVSAVAAQSSAGMNVQQNEITMVATAMEQMKATVAEVASNTEVASSSASEANIEASEGAAEVTETIQHIQSASAEIENAGALVGQLVKESENISMVVDVIRDIAEQTNLLALNAAIEAARAGDQGRGFAVVADEVRTLAGRTQHSTGEIITIIEKLQKSANEAREATNESCSLIHSCVEQSQNTGEKIQSIEATVGRIADMSVQIASACSEQDSVTEELGRSVTKINESSAEVVEGSGHTTQACHELSQLAVNLQQAMSRFRVV, encoded by the coding sequence GTGCTTACTTTTCGCAATTTATCCATTGGTAAAAAAATTGCCAGTGTCTTTTCAGCCATCGTTTTAGTTTTAATCGGTTTCGGCTTATTTATTAATAGTGAGCTAAATACGGTTCGCAATGGTGTGGTTAACTTTACCGATTCAACATTGCCAAGTGTGCTGAGCGTTGAAGACATGCTGTTTGAGCTGTCGTATGCACGCCGTACTCAATATGCCATTTTAACTTACACAGACCTAAGTGATATCCGCTCGCGTATAGCGAAAGCAGACCAACAACACGAAGCTGTAGCAAAAAAGTTTGCTGATTATGGTGCAACGGTCGCTTCTGCAGATGAACAGCGCGTTTTTGATCGTGTTATGTCGACATGGCGGAGTTACCAATATTCATTAAATGGTTTTAATGAAGCGGCTGGTCGAGGTGATATCAGTGCAGCACAACCCATTTTAGCGGGTACATTTGAAGAGTTTACTGCGCTCGAAGCTGCAATGGATGAGCTACTAGAGATGAACCTTAGCTTCGTTGCGACTAACCGAACCTCAATGCTTGCGAGCATTGCAAGTGTGGTGAACATGACTATCGCAAGCATCCTAGGCTTGGTTGCTTTCATGATTGGTAGCAATATCTTTTTATCTCGCCAAATTTGCAGACCGCTAAACTTTGTTATGGCGCAAGCACAGGCAATTGCTAGCGGTAATTTAACGCATAATATCCAACGTGATGAGATGGGTGATGATGAGCTGGGTAAGCTAGCAGATACCACTATTACTATGCAGCATAACTTACGCAGCTTAATTGAAGAAATTGTTGCTGCGGTTACTCAGCTTAGTTCTGCGGTAGAAGAAGTGAGTGCGGTTGCCGCTCAATCTTCTGCGGGAATGAATGTTCAGCAAAATGAAATTACCATGGTTGCTACCGCTATGGAGCAAATGAAGGCTACTGTTGCAGAAGTGGCAAGTAATACGGAAGTTGCATCATCATCGGCTTCTGAAGCCAATATTGAAGCCTCTGAAGGTGCGGCTGAAGTGACAGAAACCATTCAACATATCCAAAGTGCATCGGCAGAAATTGAAAATGCGGGTGCATTAGTTGGGCAGTTGGTGAAAGAGTCTGAAAATATCAGCATGGTTGTTGATGTGATCCGCGATATTGCAGAGCAAACTAACTTACTTGCATTAAATGCAGCCATTGAAGCGGCGCGTGCTGGCGATCAAGGTCGAGGTTTTGCCGTTGTTGCGGATGAAGTCAGAACGCTTGCGGGTCGTACACAGCACTCAACGGGTGAAATTATAACGATTATTGAAAAACTGCAAAAAAGTGCCAATGAAGCGCGTGAAGCAACCAATGAGAGTTGTTCGTTGATCCATTCCTGTGTGGAGCAAAGCCAAAATACCGGTGAAAAAATTCAGTCTATTGAGGCGACAGTAGGTCGAATTGCTGACATGAGCGTACAAATTGCAAGTGCTTGTAGTGAACAAGATTCTGTTACTGAAGAGCTTGGCCGTAGTGTTACTAAAATTAATGAATCTTCTGCAGAAGTAGTGGAAGGCTCTGGCCATACTACACAGGCATGTCATGAATTAAGTCAGTTAGCGGTTAACTTGCAGCAAGCGATGAGTCGTTTTCGTGTTGTCTAA